Proteins from a genomic interval of Zingiber officinale cultivar Zhangliang chromosome 2A, Zo_v1.1, whole genome shotgun sequence:
- the LOC122040946 gene encoding 60S ribosomal protein L22-2-like yields the protein MSRGSSGAGAVVKGAKKKGSTFVIDCAKPVEDKIMDIASLEKFLQERIKVSGGKAGALGDSVTVTRDKSKITVTSEGPFSKRYLKYLTKKFLKKHNVRDWLRVIASNKDRSVYELRYFNIAENEGEEED from the exons ATGAGTCGCGGGTCTAGCGGTGCAGGAGCGGTGGTGAAgggtgccaagaagaagggttCGACCTTCGTGATCGATTGCGCAAAGCCGGTTGAGGATAAAATTATGGATATCGCCTCGCTGGAGAAGTTTCTCCAGGAACGGATCAAGGTTTCAGGCGGTAAGGCCGGCGCTCTGGGCGACTCCGTAACAGTCACCAGGGACAAGAGCAAGATCACTGTGACCTCAGAGGGCCCCTTCTCAAAGAG GTACTTGAAATACTTGACAAAGAAATTCCTGAAGAAACACAATGTTCGCGATTGGCTCCGAGTGATTGCTTCGAACAAAGATCGAAGTGTGTATGAGCTCAGATACTTCAACATCGCGGAGAACGAAGGGGAGGAGGAAGACTAA
- the LOC122043595 gene encoding pollen-specific leucine-rich repeat extensin-like protein 1, which translates to MGIPLNLPIMKIFGQLLLLLSILASSYSYALTDAEAAFIARRQLLSLSKNVDLPDDFEFDVKVGFEFASPRIRRAYIALQAWRHAMYSDPSNITGNWVGPSVCNYNGVFCAKALDDPSLDVVAGIDINGADIAGYLPNELGLLTDMALFHINSNRFCGIIPKSFSRLVLLYEIDVSNNRFVGPFPMVLVGLPSLRYLDLRYNDFEGPLPSELFDKNLDVVVLNNNRFTSGIPENFGNSTASVIVLANNNLGGCIPSSAGRMGTTLNELVLLNNGLVGCLPSEIGLLGNVTVLDASWNSLVGMLPTSFTGLSKVEQLDLSNNVLTGAVTKNVCGLSSLANFTFSNNYFSVEDAECVPSLKKSDVSFDDQGNCLENRPGQKQGKVCLPVVSHPVNCSKQNCGSSPGSSSTPSPSVAAPAPKATTPKLPKLTPISPASPSKNPKTPPTPQPSPGQETPTPSKPSSKPVTPSSPRPSTPDSSQQPSPKPVTPSSPRPSTPDSSQQPSPRPEKASSTSPPESSHESTQTPPPSSPSSMASPPKQVPHDQSPVQRFRAPPPPRSTSEAPTPMPSPQTPQEAKSTPPQSSHSQTTPVNSPPIPMVNSPPITSPPPPPEVQTPPSKMDSSPSPSVQSSPPIVQSTPPPAPLQFSPPPPVSKSPPPVANTPPPTVDSPPSPSVQLSQSPPQTLLQSPPPPLRSPPPPTQSSPPPPVQSPPPPVYSPPPPPVQSPPPPMYSPPPPPPVQSPPPPTQSPPPPVQSPPPPSPTQSPPPPVQSPPPPSPAQSPPPPVYSPPPTPVYSPPPPATYPPPPPTSSSTSSPPPPPPTTTTTSSLSPPSTETPETPEQFNILPPVGGLSYASPPPPIFKGY; encoded by the coding sequence ATGGGGATTCCCCTTAATCTTCCCATCATGAAGATCTTTGGccaactcctcctcctcctctccatccTCGCCTCCTCTTATTCATACGCTCTCACCGACGCCGAAGCCGCCTTCATTGCCCGTCGACAACTCCTCAGCCTCTCTAAGAATGTCGACCTCCCCGACGACTTCGAATTCGACGTCAAGGTCGGGTTCGAATTCGCTAGCCCGCGCATTCGACGTGCCTACATTGCCCTTCAAGCTTGGAGACACGCCATGTACTCCGACCCCTCCAACATCACCGGAAATTGGGTCGGCCCCAGCGTGTGCAACTACAACGGCGTGTTCTGTGCCAAAGCACTCGATGACCCTTCTCTCGACGTCGTCGCCGGCATCGACATCAATGGCGCAGACATCGCAGGCTATCTACCAAACGAGCTCGGTCTGCTCACCGACATGGCACTCTTCCACATCAACTCCAACAGGTTTTGTGGGATCATCCCCAAGAGCTTCTCGCGGCTAGTGCTCCTCTACGAGATCGATGTCAGCAACAACCGCTTTGTGGGGCCATTTCCCATGGTGCTTGTTGGCCTACCATCCTTGCGGTACCTTGATCTCCGCTACAATGACTTCGAGGGCCCTTTGCCGTCGGAGCTCTTCGACAAGAATCTCGACGTCGTCGTCTTAAACAACAATAGGTTCACCTCAGGCATCCCTGAGAATTTCGGCAATTCGACTGCGTCGGTCATTGTTTTGGCCAACAACAATCTCGGCGGGTGCATTCCCAGTAGCGCCGGGAGGATGGGAACCACACTCAATGAGTTGGTGTTGTTGAACAATGGGCTCGTCGGCTGCTTGCCGTCGGAGATCGGGCTCCTCGGCAATGTCACCGTGCTCGATGCGAGCTGGAATTCGTTGGTCGGCATGCTTCCGACGAGCTTTACCGGATTGAGTAAAGTGGAACAATTGGATCTGTCCAACAATGTCCTCACTGGGGCGGTGACCAAGAATGTTTGTGGCTTGTCTAGCCTTGCTAATTTTACATTCTCTAACAACTATTTTAGTGTGGAAGACGCTGAGTGCGTGCCGTCGTTGAAGAAATCTGATGTCTCGTTTGATGATCAAGGCAATTGTCTGGAGAATAGGCCGGGGCAGAAGCAGGGGAAGGTATGTTTGCCTGTGGTCAGCCACCCAGTGAATTGTAGCAAACAAAATTGTGGATCTTCTCCCGGCTCTTCTTCGACTCCGTCGCCATCAGTGGCAGCTCCGGCTCCGAAGGCAACCACACCAAAATTACCGAAATTGACACCGATATCTCCGGCGTCGCCTTCAAAGAATCCGAAGACGCCACCGACTCCCCAACCGTCACCTGGACAGGAAACACCAACACCTTCAAAGCCATCGTCAAAGCCAGTGACACCATCATCTCCAAGACCATCAACACCGGACTCTTCACAACAACCATCACCGAAGCCTGTGACACCATCATCTCCAAGACCATCAACACCAGATTCTTCGCAACAACCATCACCGAGGCCTGAAAAAGCATCATCCACGTCGCCTCCTGAGAGCTCTCATGAATCAACCCAAACTCCTCCACCATCATCTCCATCTTCAATGGCGTCACCGCCGAAACAGGTACCGCATGATCAATCACCGGTGCAAAGATTCCGTGCACCGCCTCCTCCTAGATCGACATCAGAGGCGCCGACGCCAATGCCCTCACCGCAAACGCCACAGGAAGCAAAGAGCACGCCGCCACAATCATCTCACTCGCAAACAACTCCGGTTAACTCTCCACCGATACCGATGGTAAATTCACCTCCTATAACATCACCACCTCCACCTCCTGAAGTGCAAACTCCACCGTCGAAAATGGATTCATCGCCGTCTCCTTCGGTACAATCCTCTCCACCAATCGTTCAATCAACACCACCACCAGCTCCGTTACAATTTTCTCCACCTCCACCAGTCAGTAAATCTCCACCTCCAGTAGCAAATACACCCCCACCGACAGTGGATTCACCACCATCTCCTTCAGTGCAATTATCTCAATCACCACCACAGACTTTGTTGCAGTCTCCTCCACCACCATTGCGCTCCCCGCCTCCTCCAACACAATCTTCTCCACCGCCTCCTGTACAATCTCCCCCTCCTCCAGTGTattcaccaccaccaccaccggtGCAATCCCCTCCACCACCAATGTACTCACCACCTCCTCCACCTCCAGTCcaatcaccaccaccaccaacacAATCTCCTCCGCCTCCAGTCCAATCTCCACCTCCGCCATCACCAACACAATCTCCTCCACCACCAGTCCAATCGCCACCTCCGCCATCACCAGCACAATCCCCACCACCACCCGTTTACTCACCACCACCAACACCAGTATATTCTCCTCCACCACCAGCAACGTATCCACCCCCACCTCCAACCTCCTCCtccacatcatcaccaccaccaccaccaccaacaacaacaacaacttcatctCTTTCTCCTCCTTCAACAGAAACCCCAGAAACCCCAGAGCAGTTCAATATCTTGCCTCCGGTTGGTGGGTTGAGCTACGCATCACCACCCCCACCAATCTTCAA